In Kwoniella bestiolae CBS 10118 chromosome 7, complete sequence, the sequence ATAAGCTGTCTTACTGACCTTCTTGCTAAGCTAAACATCACCGACCGCGATCCTCGAGAAAAATCGCTAGTACAGATGAGGCGGATGGATACAGGCGATCTCGAGAGCACCGGGAAACATTTACGTCGAGGTATCGAGACCAGTAAGGTCGTCAAGACTTCTCTGAAGATAATAGGCGTTTTCGCTGTCACTATGGTCCTGTCTGATGGAGTTTTGACTCCAGCTCAATCTGTACTCGGGGCTATCCAAGGTATACAAGTAGCTGCACCGAACATCTCGAAGGGTACAATAATCGGGGTGACGGATgccatcctcatcctcctgttCCTTGTCCAACCATTAGGTGTTTCTCGAATAACCATCGTCTTCGCACCGATAGTGTTAATCTGGCTGGGGTTTAACGCCGTCTTCGGCGTGTACAACTTGGTCAAGTACGACGCATCAGTCTTCAAGGCATTCTACCCGTATTACGCTTTCGATTTCCTGATCCGACataaggaggaaggttggCGACGACTCGGCGGTGTTCTCCTTGCGTTCACGGGCGTGGAAGCACTCTTTGCTGATCTCGGGGCCTTCAGTAAAAGAGCCATCCAAATCAGTTGGCTCGGTTATGTTCTTCCATGCCTGGTGTTGGCTTATACTGGTCAAGCAGCTTTCATCGGCGAACAACCAGAAGCCTACTCGAATCCGTTTTTCAACGCAGCTCCTCCTGGAACTCTTTATCCGGCTCTTGTCATCGCCATCCTCGCCGCCGTTGTGGCCTCTCAAGCTATCATCACCGCCAGTTTTCAACTCTTGGCTCAAGTCATGAAGCTTTCGTACTTCCCCCAGCTGAGAGTCATCCATACCTCCAAGATTTATCATGGTCAGCTCTACATCCCTGTAGCGAActggttgttgatgattgggaCTGTCCTTGTTGCTTCTATATACAACAATACGACGAGTCTGGGTAACGCGTACGGCGTTTGCGTCATGTTTGTCACTTTCTTCGACACCCTCATGGTCACTCTCGTAGCCATCTTCGTGTGGGGCTTGAAGCCGCTCGTTGTCGTCCTGCCGTGGTTGGTATTCGCTTGCCTCGATGGGACATTCCTATCTGCAGTCCTCACCAAGGTTCCCGATGGAGCTTGGTTCACCCTCACTCTATCGATTGTGCTGGCTAGCATCTTCCTTCTATGGCGATATGGCAAAGAGCAACAATGGACAGCTGAAGCCAAAGACCGATTTCCCACATCCCACTTCATTGCAAAGTCAAGCTGCGGTGATTTACACTTGACCGATAGATTTAATGGAACACAGCTCAGTACTATTCGCGGTTTTGGCATTTTCTTCGACAAAGCAGGCGAGACTACGCCAGTGGTCTTCAGTCAATTCGTCCTCAAGTTGACTACGCTTCCGGAGGTAatgatcttcttccaccttcgACCGCTAGACAGACCATTTGTTCCTTCCTCTGAGCGCTACACTGTATCTCGATTGGCCGTCCCGAGCTGTTACAGGGTAGTTGTGCGATACGGCTTCAATGACGATGCGATAACGCCTGATCTTGGTCATGTGATATATCAGCAGGTTCGATCATGGCTGATGGGAAAAGGCATGATGCGCAACTCAAGTTTCTTGTCTGGCATCGCGGCAAACCACGACAACACTGGAAGTGGTTCTACGGAAAATGGAGACGCGGAGAATCATGACGATGCAAGAAATCATTCTGATCCATCTTCCAATTCGCCTGACTTCATGACTAATGAAGTCAGACTGTTGGATAAGGCTTTTACGCACAACGTACTCTTCATCACAGGGAAAgagcagatgaagattggaCACAGCACCAGCTATCTCAGAGCAACGCTGTTATGGGCTTTTCTTTGGATAAGGGACAACACCAGGAATCGTATCGCAAACTTGAAGCTCCCGGTGGACCAGATTGTCGAGGTTGGATTTCTAAAGGAGATTTGATATTGGCAGCATCGTCTTTCGCTTGGTTTTTTGGAAATTTGTTCCGATAGAAGGTAAATCTTGAGGGGTGAAGTCGCTTTCTATCCTGTACCTGACGTAGTAGCGTTGCGGTATGCATAGTTTTCTTATGGCCCTATACAATACTCTCAAACACCCAAATGGTTGTTGGGAAAAACAGATGCACTGACATGTGTGTAAGGAATCATGTGCTCCGAGCTCATTGCGACATCAGGGTGACAATCGTCGTCGCCTACCTATAGTCTAGCAGTCAAGGCCGTTGTGTACCATTCCGATGCCCTTTGATATGTTGCATGAGGGATATACAACGCCCGCACTATATGTTCAATTCAATTGCATTCGTACACCGCGAACAACATGCGCTGTTTCTTCATATCGGCCATTCCCTGACAGTCTCCATCAGCATCTACTCGGATCAGTGTCAGAAAAGAGCTCACATGGTCTGGCTTAGGTTTTGATGGACCGCTTTGACCTACCCGCCCATAAGCACCACCCATCACGCTTATCATCAGCAAACACGTAATCCACCTCCTCGATATTCCAAAGTCACTGACCTGAGTATAAGCGTCGAGACCATACGTCCCCAGTTCTCTGCCGATCCCGCTTTGCTTGAACCCGCCGAACGGGACACCAGCATGTAACAAAGCGTACTGATTGCACCAGACCGTGCCAGCGTCGAGAGCAGCAGTTACTCTTGTGGCTTGTCTAGCGTCGTTAGTGAATACGGCGGCCGCGAGTCCATATTCCGTGTTGTTTGCCAGCTCCAgtgcctcttcttctgtcttaAAGCTCGCCGCTACTATCACCGGACCGAAAATCTATCACAACACGAAAAGATCGAGAGATATTAGTTAACGAGACTTTGGTTATCGGCAGTCAAACACCTTCAAAGAAAAACGAACCTCCTCTTTCACAGCTTTCATATCAGCCTTCACATCTGCAAGAATAGTGGGTTCAATCCAGTACCCTCCACCGGACTGTGGCCATTTTTGTCCCCCTGTAACCACACGAGCGCCCGCCTCTCGACCAGACTCGATGTAAGCTAAGACTTTGTCACGCTGGTTTGCAGAAATCTGAGACATGCGAAATAAAGGGCGATCAGCAATACTACCGGGTGGAAGGATTTGCGGGGGATCAATCTTACCAGTGGACCGAAGGAGGTTTTCTCATCTGCAGGCTGAACGGGAGGGAGGTACTGTCAGACGGAGGAGACTTATCTGAAACGATGTAAGGCACTTACATCTCCAATAGCACAGGCTTCcgctttggctttgaggGCGGTCAAGAATTTCTCATATATGCCTTCTTGCACGTAAACCTACAGGATACCATCGCGATCAGCTGCAGgctcttcaatctcacttcACGACTTGAATGCGCATCGGACTTACTCGACTACTAGCACAGCAATCCTGTCCGGAGTTGAACCAAATTCCCATAGCCACCCATGCAGCAGCCTCTTCGACATCTGCGGAGTCGAAAACTAACATTGGAGATTTACCGCCTAGTTCCAAAGTGACTTTTTTCAAGTTAGATTCGGCAGCAGCTATCGCAATTCTACGACCAGTGGGAACTGAACCTGTAAAAGCCACCTGTCCATGTAGCTCGTTAGCCGTAAGGTCATGTGTGTAGTGCATGGATGGGAGTCAAAACGTACCTTATCAATATCCATATGTCTGGAGATTGCATCTCCTGTTGACGCTCCGAGCCCGGGAAGGACATTGATTACTCCCGCTGGAAACCCAGCTTCTACAACCAGATCGCAGAGGTACAACGCGGTAAGAGGTGTGAGCTCTGAAGGCTTGATTATTACACAACACCCCGCAGCGACGGCGGGCGCAACCTTCCATGCCCACATCAATAATGGGTAGTTCCATGGGATGCTGAGCGAGCAACAGCTTTGTGAGCATCCCTGTCGTGAAAGACATAATGTACtacaacactcacatctgCCCACAGACACCAATTGGTTGATGCAGTGTGTAGACGAACTTCTCCTTTCCGAAATGGTTGATAGTCTGACCGTGAAGTTTATCGGCTAGTCCGGCATAGTACCTCAGACAAGCGATAGAGTCCGCAACATCTGCTTCACTGCGAGCACAGTAAGAGACGGTCGCTTGGGACAAACGAAGGCCTGTGACTCACCGGGCTATGCGAACGCCTTTTCCCGAATTGAGAGATTCCAGAGCTCCAATCTTCGCAGCATTTTGTTCCATCAAATCCGCCAGTTTGAACAGCACTGACATCAAAGTTTACCGCCTGTCAGCATCTTATAGCTCAGTCATAAGAACGAAGGAGGCTACGCACGAGCAGCTCGCTCCGTCGAAGCAACATTCATCCCCCAAGTAGTTTTGAAAGCTTTCCTAGCTGCCTTTACTGCCGTGtcaacatcttcctctgtcgCATGAGCAAAGTCCAAGAAGTGATCTCCAGTCGCAGGATTGATAGTCGAGAATGACTTCGAGTCGGATGATGCAACCCACTCGTTATCTCTGCGTAAGAAGAAGTCAACAGTATGTTCACAACTCAGGACTGTGATGGTGACTTGAAGGCGACCCACATGAAAAGTCCAGTAGGGACGGTGGTCTTACCGAACGCTGGTAATTCAATGTCTTGCTTGATAGTCATGTTGTCGTGCTAGTGATGTGATGAAAGAGCGGCTGTCTGAAAGTGTTGAGGGGGTGGATGCGAATCATTGTGATTCTAATAACATGTTCTATCAACATTATCTAGTCTGTCGAGATATAGGTTGACGATCACAAGCGAAACCAGATTAACCTGGGGCGAAACAGGTCATTCAATAGCCGATTTATCCTGGCAGGGCAGCAGACGTGACAAACGCCAACCATGGGTAAACCCGGCAGAAATCGCTCGTGCTGGATAAACTCCCGATAAC encodes:
- a CDS encoding potassium uptake protein, encoding MSILQFHSLTSSDESEGKPELPKVDEGFHAITKISSPAVVHEDGFANIRARTTTKRKSIVGLELGDRDEDPGLEQPGDYRTAQVFSGWSLAKVSFQSLGVIYGDIGTSPLYVYSSTFTEPPNKQDLVGVLSLILWSLFLMVTVKYVIIILNADNDGEGGTFSTYSLLCRYLNITDRDPREKSLVQMRRMDTGDLESTGKHLRRGIETSKVVKTSLKIIGVFAVTMVLSDGVLTPAQSVLGAIQGIQVAAPNISKGTIIGVTDAILILLFLVQPLGVSRITIVFAPIVLIWLGFNAVFGVYNLVKYDASVFKAFYPYYAFDFLIRHKEEGWRRLGGVLLAFTGVEALFADLGAFSKRAIQISWLGYVLPCLVLAYTGQAAFIGEQPEAYSNPFFNAAPPGTLYPALVIAILAAVVASQAIITASFQLLAQVMKLSYFPQLRVIHTSKIYHGQLYIPVANWLLMIGTVLVASIYNNTTSLGNAYGVCVMFVTFFDTLMVTLVAIFVWGLKPLVVVLPWLVFACLDGTFLSAVLTKVPDGAWFTLTLSIVLASIFLLWRYGKEQQWTAEAKDRFPTSHFIAKSSCGDLHLTDRFNGTQLSTIRGFGIFFDKAGETTPVVFSQFVLKLTTLPEVMIFFHLRPLDRPFVPSSERYTVSRLAVPSCYRVVVRYGFNDDAITPDLGHVIYQQVRSWLMGKGMMRNSSFLSGIAANHDNTGSGSTENGDAENHDDARNHSDPSSNSPDFMTNEVRLLDKAFTHNVLFITGKEQMKIGHSTSYLRATLLWAFLWIRDNTRNRIANLKLPVDQIVEVGFLKEI